The following are encoded in a window of Bacillota bacterium genomic DNA:
- the uvrC gene encoding excinuclease ABC subunit UvrC yields MSAHGLEIGSGTGNLRERLYERVKNLPDRPGVYIMKDAAGRVIYIGKASSLKNRVRSYFQSPESLPRRTQVLVEHIADFEYVVTDSEVEALILENTLIKRHRPRYNVRLRDDKTYPYIKVTLAEPFPRVIVTRKLEEDGSRYFGPYPDVGGMRSTLAFLRRLFPVRGCSKKVSEGSHDRPCLNHHIGRCLAPCAGAITREAYAELVRQIVLFLEGRQDQLVREMKRQMQAASDLLDFETAAALRDRIRAMERVMERQKVVLGSRRDLDVIGFARDESEAETCVEIFFVRGGKLVGRKRFFMTNSDETPDAEMLAAFVKQYYPTATFVPGEIVVQSELGDDAGSIASWLGCLRGSKVEITVPRRGEKKHLVDMVHDNAVLGLEEARARAARAADMEDGALAELQSALGLPRLPRRIEAFDISTIQGTDAVGSMVVFEGGRPLKSGYKRFKIKTVGGQDDFAMMREVVSRRCRRALRQQQQAERHGDHEMRDHLPDLMLIDGGKGQLNAALEALRECGLAERIPAVGLAKEHELVFMEGKPDPIALPRDSKALFLLQRVRDEAHRFAVSYHRQLRARRATLSMLEEIPGIGRKRLRSLVTAFRSVQAMREASVEELAKVPGMTRKAAQRVKDALDSLSQPSSNS; encoded by the coding sequence ATGAGCGCCCACGGGCTAGAGATAGGGTCCGGCACAGGGAACTTGAGGGAACGCCTCTACGAGAGGGTTAAGAACCTGCCTGACAGGCCTGGCGTTTACATCATGAAAGATGCTGCGGGCCGCGTCATATACATCGGGAAGGCGTCTTCCCTCAAGAACAGGGTACGCTCCTATTTTCAGTCCCCCGAGAGCCTTCCCAGGCGAACGCAGGTTCTTGTCGAACACATCGCCGACTTCGAGTACGTCGTCACCGACTCCGAGGTCGAGGCGTTGATCCTCGAGAACACGCTCATCAAGCGGCACCGCCCCCGGTACAACGTCCGGCTCAGAGACGACAAGACATACCCGTACATCAAGGTGACGCTGGCTGAACCATTTCCAAGGGTCATCGTCACGCGCAAGCTCGAAGAGGACGGCTCGCGCTACTTCGGACCATACCCTGATGTCGGTGGGATGCGGAGCACCCTGGCCTTTCTCAGGCGGCTGTTCCCGGTACGAGGGTGCTCGAAGAAGGTGTCCGAGGGCTCGCACGACCGGCCGTGCCTCAATCACCACATTGGAAGATGCCTTGCCCCGTGTGCCGGGGCCATAACTCGCGAGGCTTATGCGGAGCTCGTGAGGCAGATCGTCCTCTTCCTAGAAGGACGGCAGGACCAGCTTGTCCGCGAGATGAAGCGGCAGATGCAAGCAGCGTCGGACCTACTTGATTTCGAGACCGCTGCCGCTTTGCGCGACCGCATACGCGCGATGGAACGCGTCATGGAAAGGCAGAAAGTGGTCTTGGGATCCCGCAGAGACCTCGACGTTATCGGCTTCGCGCGAGACGAAAGCGAGGCCGAGACGTGCGTAGAGATATTCTTCGTCCGTGGCGGCAAGCTCGTGGGCCGAAAGCGATTCTTCATGACCAATTCCGATGAAACGCCAGACGCAGAGATGCTTGCGGCTTTCGTCAAGCAGTACTACCCGACGGCCACGTTCGTGCCGGGGGAGATCGTGGTGCAGTCGGAACTCGGCGACGACGCAGGTTCCATCGCTTCTTGGCTCGGCTGTCTCCGCGGCTCCAAGGTGGAGATCACCGTGCCGCGCCGCGGGGAGAAAAAGCATCTCGTGGACATGGTCCACGACAACGCGGTGCTAGGGCTGGAGGAGGCTCGCGCGCGAGCCGCACGCGCCGCGGACATGGAGGATGGTGCTCTCGCCGAACTCCAAAGCGCGCTCGGGCTTCCGAGGCTGCCGCGCAGGATAGAGGCGTTTGATATCTCCACGATCCAGGGCACTGATGCCGTCGGATCGATGGTGGTTTTCGAGGGCGGGCGACCGCTCAAGTCTGGCTACAAGCGCTTCAAGATCAAGACCGTGGGAGGACAGGACGACTTTGCAATGATGCGCGAGGTGGTTTCAAGGCGTTGCCGGAGGGCGCTGCGCCAACAGCAACAGGCGGAGCGGCACGGGGACCACGAGATGCGCGACCACCTCCCCGACCTCATGTTGATCGACGGAGGGAAAGGCCAGCTCAACGCGGCTCTTGAGGCGCTGCGCGAGTGTGGCTTGGCAGAGAGGATTCCGGCCGTGGGGCTCGCAAAAGAGCACGAGCTCGTGTTCATGGAGGGTAAGCCCGACCCCATCGCCTTGCCCAGAGACTCGAAGGCCCTTTTCCTCCTACAACGGGTGCGGGACGAAGCCCATAGGTTCGCCGTGTCATATCACCGCCAACTTCGCGCAAGACGCGCCACCCTCTCGATGTTGGAGGAGATCCCAGGAATAGGCAGGAAGCGTCTCAGATCCCTCGTCACAGCGTTCCGATCGGTCCAAGCCATGCGTGAGGCGAGCGTCGAAGAGCTGGCGAAGGTCCCGGGCATGACTCGCAAAGCCGCCCAGCGGGTCAAGGACGCGTTGGATTCGCTGTCGCAGCCATCATCGAACTCATAG
- a CDS encoding S41 family peptidase, translated as MRRYARAVYGLLAALAVIAVLGLSGWLHAPADCAGPLSGVSEREVAQTQGAQVRTQSETDVRVQAGPEAASPSGSTSGSGEPSALVALEVINLLKNVYVSPIDVEALLKAYDERHSIPDMLAVLNDPYTRYMDAEQYRTMQDDMRGTFDGIGITVGIRDGQLIVVAPLKGTPGERAGLRSMDRIMFIDGKPTKDMALDYAVSLMKGKRGTEVVLGIERDEGGKRRSFDVKVIRDTIRVPHVASEILKDGIGYVQISSFFGDDTMDSLNHELDSLARQGMRGLILDLRYNPGGSFPLAIEVASRFLPAGSPVVHVVGRDGRKVTYYSSQGPKVTVPVVVLVNEASASASEIVAGALQDMKVATIVGVTTFGKGLVQTIYPLSDGSAVSITTSRYLTAGGNSIDKKGIVPDVVVSLTSSGGAQAKSDQEATQDLQLDKAVEILEAKLAARKAA; from the coding sequence ATGAGAAGATACGCGCGGGCGGTATATGGTCTCTTGGCAGCGCTGGCGGTCATCGCTGTGCTTGGCCTTTCCGGATGGCTTCACGCGCCCGCCGACTGCGCCGGCCCTCTCTCAGGCGTGTCGGAACGAGAAGTCGCGCAGACGCAGGGGGCGCAGGTACGAACTCAGTCAGAGACAGACGTCCGGGTCCAGGCCGGGCCAGAGGCTGCGAGCCCAAGCGGGAGCACGTCAGGCTCTGGTGAACCGAGCGCTCTGGTAGCCCTCGAGGTGATCAACCTTCTCAAAAACGTTTATGTTTCCCCGATCGACGTTGAAGCCCTTCTGAAGGCGTACGACGAGAGACACAGCATACCCGACATGCTTGCCGTCCTAAACGACCCGTACACGCGCTACATGGATGCTGAGCAGTATCGCACGATGCAAGATGATATGAGGGGCACGTTTGACGGGATCGGGATCACCGTGGGCATCCGGGACGGGCAGCTAATCGTGGTGGCGCCTCTGAAAGGGACTCCCGGCGAACGGGCGGGCCTTCGGTCCATGGACCGGATAATGTTCATCGACGGCAAGCCCACAAAGGACATGGCCCTTGATTACGCGGTGTCCCTCATGAAGGGCAAGAGGGGCACGGAGGTCGTGCTCGGCATCGAACGAGACGAGGGCGGCAAAAGGAGGTCCTTCGACGTGAAGGTCATCAGGGACACCATAAGGGTCCCACATGTGGCCTCCGAGATATTGAAAGACGGCATCGGCTACGTGCAGATCTCATCGTTCTTCGGCGACGACACTATGGATTCCCTCAATCACGAACTGGACTCGCTCGCGCGGCAGGGGATGCGAGGACTCATCCTTGACCTGCGCTACAACCCGGGCGGCTCGTTCCCGCTTGCGATCGAGGTGGCCAGCAGGTTCCTTCCGGCCGGATCCCCGGTAGTGCATGTGGTCGGGAGAGATGGCAGGAAGGTAACATACTACTCGAGCCAGGGCCCGAAGGTCACCGTCCCGGTTGTGGTGCTCGTCAACGAGGCGAGCGCGAGCGCGTCGGAGATCGTGGCTGGCGCCCTGCAAGACATGAAGGTGGCGACCATCGTCGGCGTGACCACGTTCGGGAAAGGTCTTGTCCAGACGATATACCCGCTGTCCGATGGGTCAGCGGTGTCTATCACGACCTCCAGGTACCTCACGGCTGGCGGCAATTCCATCGACAAGAAGGGGATAGTGCCGGACGTCGTGGTGAGCCTGACCAGCTCCGGGGGTGCCCAGGCGAAGTCTGATCAGGAGGCCACACAGGATCTGCAGCTCGACAAGGCCGTCGAGATCCTTGAGGCCAAGCTCGCAGCGCGCAAGGCAGCGTGA
- a CDS encoding PDZ domain-containing protein — protein MFPFGKVILTILMLIPQVLLHPAFWMVVVLVALQYSRIARMEQRVFGQPMESPASSVLTSLLLGAAAGFVASFIFVFVGVTVTGAGVAFLLPVALVLMLIDPRFLCFSYAGGILALSNLVFGVPKIGIPETMILVAVLHLMESLLIWTTGDQGALPLYMKTRDGSVVGGFLLQKFWPIPLVGMMLLTPYLSEIQSLTHGLINMPDWWPLIKPDITVPEGREMLFAMFALPAALGYGDFAVARAPKQRSARTAASLMVFSVVLLALALAASVYPWMRWLAALFSPLGHEMVIAAGRRAETRSNAIYVADPRGLKVLDVVPRSPAARVGLRSGDIIISVNGQPIRTAADLLDAMSGSPPWFYIEAERDLTNAADHAGHGGGLGDRKTVRFTRSISGQVERLGIIPVPGPGDPAHVSVPVAGVDGPLARLFRRR, from the coding sequence ATGTTTCCCTTCGGTAAGGTCATCTTGACGATTCTCATGTTGATCCCACAGGTGTTGCTCCACCCCGCCTTCTGGATGGTGGTGGTGCTGGTCGCGCTGCAGTACTCGCGCATAGCCAGGATGGAACAGCGCGTGTTCGGCCAGCCGATGGAGTCACCTGCTTCATCGGTTCTCACTTCGCTCCTGCTCGGGGCGGCCGCGGGTTTCGTCGCGAGCTTCATTTTCGTATTTGTGGGGGTCACCGTCACGGGCGCGGGGGTCGCCTTCCTGCTCCCCGTGGCCCTTGTATTGATGCTCATCGACCCGAGGTTTCTCTGCTTTTCGTACGCAGGGGGGATCCTTGCTCTCTCAAACCTGGTTTTTGGTGTTCCGAAAATAGGAATACCAGAGACCATGATCCTCGTGGCCGTGCTGCATTTGATGGAGAGCCTTCTCATCTGGACCACGGGCGACCAGGGCGCGCTGCCTCTTTACATGAAGACGCGGGATGGCAGCGTGGTCGGAGGTTTTCTCCTTCAGAAGTTCTGGCCCATACCGCTTGTGGGTATGATGCTGCTCACGCCGTACTTGAGCGAGATACAGAGCCTGACGCACGGTCTCATAAACATGCCGGATTGGTGGCCGCTCATCAAGCCAGACATAACCGTGCCCGAAGGACGAGAGATGCTCTTCGCGATGTTCGCGCTGCCCGCCGCGCTCGGCTACGGTGATTTCGCCGTCGCGAGGGCGCCCAAGCAGAGGAGCGCCCGCACCGCCGCGAGTCTCATGGTCTTCAGCGTGGTGCTCCTGGCCCTTGCGCTTGCCGCGTCGGTGTATCCATGGATGAGGTGGCTTGCCGCGCTCTTCTCGCCATTGGGACACGAGATGGTCATAGCCGCGGGGAGACGTGCCGAGACGAGGTCGAACGCCATCTATGTGGCTGACCCGCGGGGGCTCAAGGTGCTCGATGTGGTGCCGCGTTCCCCGGCTGCGCGGGTGGGGCTTCGAAGCGGTGACATCATCATATCCGTGAACGGGCAGCCGATCAGGACCGCGGCAGACCTTCTCGACGCCATGAGCGGGTCGCCCCCGTGGTTCTACATAGAAGCCGAGCGGGACCTCACCAATGCGGCGGATCACGCTGGGCACGGCGGCGGGCTTGGCGACCGGAAGACGGTGAGGTTCACTAGGTCCATCTCGGGCCAGGTGGAGAGGTTGGGCATCATCCCCGTGCCAGGTCCGGGGGACCCAGCTCACGTCAGCGTGCCTGTGGCTGGCGTCGACGGGCCCCTTGCAAGGCTCTTCAGGCGGAGATGA